In one Oryza glaberrima chromosome 2, OglaRS2, whole genome shotgun sequence genomic region, the following are encoded:
- the LOC127762028 gene encoding uncharacterized protein LOC127762028, with the protein MAAAALCFVTLPAFCFLAPAALMLGYYHGSPELVVVGSGCSRLVETNSFIVQDIKARTEGGSLENGLVLYGMSVAPPLGIPAAWLEARRAVVPANSHMSNFFFCESHMSPKYIF; encoded by the exons atggcggcagcggcgctctGCTTTGTCACCCTCCCCGCCTTCTGTTTCTTGG CGCCGGCGGCGTTGATGTTGGGGTACTACCACGGCTCGCCGGAGCTAGTCGTCGTCGGCTCAGGTTGCTCGAGGCTCGTGGAGACGAACTCGTTCATTGTGCAGGACATCAAG GCGAGGACGGAGGGAGGGTCGCTGGAGAATGGGTTGGTGCTCTACGGGATGTCGGTCGCTCCGCCTCTCGGCATCCCAGCTGCTTGGTTGGAggctcgccgcgccgtcgtaCCAGCCAATTCCCAcatgtcaaatttttttttttgtgaatcaCATATGAGtcctaaatatattttttaa
- the LOC127761841 gene encoding homeobox-leucine zipper protein HOX24, with protein MESDCQFLVAPPQPHMYYDTAAAAVDEAQFLRQMVAAADHHAAAAGRGGGDGDGGGGGGGGGERKRRFTEEQVRSLETTFHARRAKLEPREKAELARELGLQPRQVAIWFQNKRARWRSKQIEHDYAALRAQYDALHARVESLRQEKLALAAQVDELRGKLNERQDQSGSCDGGGAEGDDDDKRNRVMNASSSGLVEEDYVSCLAVPVVDVSEDGSAACGGSSYEYDHHLDYLGGGQLPDPFCGMPDLWETWPMVEWNAVA; from the exons ATGGAGAGCGACTGCCAGTTCttggtggcgccgccgcagccgcacaTGTACtacgacacggcggcggcggcggtggacgaggcGCAGTTCTTGCGGCAGATGGTGGCCGCGGCGGATCACCACGCGGCCGCCgctgggagaggaggcggcgacggcgacggcggcggcggcggcggcggtggcggggagagGAAGCGGCGGTTCACGGAGGAGCAGGTGCGGTCGCTGGAGACGACGTTCCACGCGCGGCGGGCCAAGCTGGAGCCGCGGGAGAAGGCGGAGCTGGCGCGGGAGCTCGGGCTGCAGCCGCGCCAGGTGGCCATCTGGTTCCAGAACAAGCGCGCCCGGTGGCGCTCCAAGCAGATCGAGCACGACTACGCCGCGCTCCGCGCCCAGTACGACGCCCTCCACGCCCGCGTCGAGTCGCTCAGGCAGGAGAAGCTCGCCCTCGCAGCCCAG GTGGATGAGCTGAGGGGGAAGCTGAACGAGCGGCAAGACCAGAGCGGcagctgcgacggcggcggcgccgaaggggacgacgacgacaagagGAATAGAGTGATGAACGCGAGCAGCAGCGGCCTCGTGGAGGAGGACTACGTGAGCTGCCTCGCGGTGCCGGTGGTGGACGTCTCGGAGGACGGctcggcggcgtgcggcgggtCGTCGTACGAGTACGACCATCACCTAGACTACTTGGGCGGCGGCCAGCTGCCCGATCCGTTCTGCGGCATGCCGGATCTGTGGGAGACATGGCCAATGGTGGAATGGAACGCAGTAGCATGA
- the LOC127761297 gene encoding embryogenesis-associated protein EMB8 gives MAAPPTPSSPLVASTRRFVAPRLRSLLPAAAVSMSSTSSSSISAPSNGRPVSGGAGEQRPPPSPLLPHASLEVAGARCGLLAGFDSLRRPYRAFPIVASNRHVETIFAAFARSLPAVALRRECLRTPDDGAVALDWVSGDDRALPRDAPVLILLPGLTGGSDDTYVRHMLLRARNKGWRVVVFNSRGCAGSPVTTAKFYSASFTGDLRQVVDHVLGRFPQSNVYAVGWSLGANILVRYLGEETDKCVLSGAVSLCNPFDLVIADEDFHKGFNNVYDRALAKALRNIFKKHALLFEGLEGEYNIPKAANARSVRDFDEGLTRVSFGFKSVDDYYSNSSSSDYIKNVSIPLLCIQADNDPIAPSRGIPREDIKANPNCLLIVTPQGGHLGWVAGEDAPFGCPWTDPIIMEFLEYVHNEKNSSTKGSISYEQQIVTQTSAPDVSVHVQR, from the exons atggCCGCGCCACCCACGCCATCATCCCCACTGGTCGCCTCCACCCGCCGCTTCGTCGCCCCTCgcctccgctccctcctcccggccgccgccgtctccatgtccagcacctcctcctcctccatctcggCCCCCTCCAACGGCCGCCCCGTCTCAGGCGGCGCCGGGgagcagcggccgccgccgagtccCCTCCTCCCGCACGCGAGCCTCGAGGTCGCCGGGGCGCGCTGCGGCCTCCTCGCCGGGTTCGACAGCCTCCGCCGGCCGTACCGAGCCTTCCCCATCGTCGCGTCGAACCGGCACGTCGAGACCATCTTCGCCGCCTTCGCGCGGTCGCTCCCGGCCGTCGCGCTCCGCCGCGAGTGCCTCCGCACGCCCGACGATGGCGCCGTCGCGCTCGACTGGGTCTCCGGCGACGACCGTGCGCTTCCGCGGGACGCGCCGGTGCTCATACTCCTG CCTGGTCTAACAGGGGGAAGTGATGATACATATGTAAGGCATATGCTGTTAAGAGCTAGAAACAAAGGATGGCGCGTGGTGGTGTTTAACAGCCGTGGATGTGCAGGCAGTCCAGTGACTACAGCCAAG TTCTATTCGGCATCATTTACTGGAGATCTCCGGCAAGTAGTTGATCATGTTTTAGGACGTTTTCCTCAATCTAACGTTTATGCTGTTGGCTGGTCTCTTGGAGCAAACATTCTTGTGCGCTACCTTGGAGAG GAAACTGATAAATGTGTTCTTTCTGGAGCTGTGTCTTTGTGCAATCCATTCGATTTGGTAATTGCAGATGAAGATTTCCACAAAGGATTTAACAATGTCTATGACAGAGCCCTTGCTAAGGCTCTGAGGAATATATTTAAGAA GCATGCACTTCTTTTTGAAGGATTGGAAGGTGAATATAATATACCAAAGGCAGCGAATGCAAGATCAGTTAGAGACTTTGATGAAGGGCTAACCCGAG TTTCATTTGGCTTCAAGTCTGTGGATGATTATTACTCCAACTCAAGCAGCTCAGATTACATAAAAAATGTTTCCATACCCTTATTGTGCATACAG GCGGATAATGACCCAATTGCACCATCTAGGGGAATTCCCAGAGAAGATATCAAG GCGAACCCGAACTGCCTACTGATAGTAACACCACAGGGTGGTCACCTTGGATGGGTGGCAGGTGAAGATGCTCCATTTGGATGCCCTTGGACTGACCCAATTATAATGGAGTTTTTAGAATATGTTCATAACGAAAAGAACTCTAGTACCAAGGGTAGCATCTCATATGAGCAGCAGATTGTTACACAAACGTCAGCCCCAGATGTCTCTGTGCATGTGCAGCGATAG